Proteins encoded in a region of the Globicephala melas chromosome 1, mGloMel1.2, whole genome shotgun sequence genome:
- the CIART gene encoding circadian-associated transcriptional repressor isoform X1, with protein MFGYSGSCSPAPASEPMDSPSSVSSYSLYSSFSISPVNSDSGFPTDSERDDKWAHGPRPDTVGQRGGSRPSPGPIRCRQRPKVSSKQPTASHSEQRGLASSMSGSGVKRSRGGELETSLNIQGCTTEGDLLFAQKCKELRGFIPPLTDLLNGLKMGRFERGLSSFQQSVAMDRIQRIVGVLQKPQMGERYLGTLLQVEGMLKTWFPHIAAQKSSLHSQLTKHSPGHHSYPAASSPALSVEKMDQTQLGQLILKPKQPWHLTEWPAMNLTWIHTTPICNPPLSSPGTISFSHGPLGTGTSIGVILFLQHGVQPFTHSAPTSPVPSTTTASPVIPGDPKKLSGEGPCCHNLPVTLPSDWSCTPSPPGLPTMTREMTMGDLQQMRSHPSVAPDVHPLNP; from the exons ATGTTTGGGTACTCCGGGAGCTGCTCTCCAGCCCCTGCTTCTGAACCCATGGATTCTCCATCTAGCGTTTCTTCCTACtctctttattcctctttttccatCTCCCCAGTGAACAGTGACTCTGGCTTCCCCACCGATAGTGAGAGGGACGACAAGTGGGCCCATGGCCCCAGGCCAGACACTGTTGGTCAGAGGGGAGGTTCTCGGCCCAGCCCTGGTCCTATCCGCTGCAGGCAACGACCCAAGGTTTCCAGTAAGCAACCTACAGCATCTCACTCGGAACAGCGGGGCTTGGCTTCTTCTATGTCAGGATCTGGGGTCAAAAGATCAAGAGGTGGTGAATTGGAGACCAGTCTAAACATCCAGGGTTGTACCACAGAAGGAGACCTGCTCTTTGCTCAGAAG TGTAAAGAGCTCCGAGGATTCATACCCCCTCTCACAGACCTACTGAATGGACTGAAGATGGGTCGATTTGAGAGAG GATTGAGCAGTTTCCAGCAGAGCGTGGCAATGGACAGGATCCAGCGTATAGTAGGTGTTTTGCAGAAGCCACAGATGGG AGAGCGTTATCTTGGAACCCTGCTACAGGTAGAAGGAATGTTAAAGACTTGGTTTCCTCATATAGCTGCCCAGAAGTCATCATTGCATAGTCAGCTGACCAAG CATTCTCCAGGCCACCACAGTTATCCAGCTGCTTCCTCTCCTGCACTTTCTGTGGAAAAGATGGACCAGACACAGCTAGGACAGCTAATATTGAAACCAAAGCAGCCTTGGCACCTCACTGAATGGCCAGCTATGAACCTCACTTGGATCCACACTACTCCAATTTGCAATCCCCCTCTCAGTTCCCCAGGTACCATCTCCTTTAGCCATGGTCCTTTAGGCACTGGAACCAGCATCGGTGTCATCCTTTTCCTCCAGCATGGAGTACAGCCCTTCACCCACTCAGCCCCAACCTCTCCAGTTCCATCTACTACTACAGCATCTCCTGTCATCCCTGGTGATCCTAAGAAACTATCTGGAGAGGGGCCTTGTTGCCACAATTTGCCAGTAACTCTGCCATCAGACTGGAGCTGTACCCCATCCCCTCCTGGTCTACCCACCATGACCAGAGAGATGACCATGGGAGACCTACAACAGATGAGAAGCCACCCTTCTGTTGCTCCTGATGTCCATCCTCTCAATCCCTAA
- the CIART gene encoding circadian-associated transcriptional repressor isoform X2 produces MSGSGVKRSRGGELETSLNIQGCTTEGDLLFAQKCKELRGFIPPLTDLLNGLKMGRFERGLSSFQQSVAMDRIQRIVGVLQKPQMGERYLGTLLQVEGMLKTWFPHIAAQKSSLHSQLTKHSPGHHSYPAASSPALSVEKMDQTQLGQLILKPKQPWHLTEWPAMNLTWIHTTPICNPPLSSPGTISFSHGPLGTGTSIGVILFLQHGVQPFTHSAPTSPVPSTTTASPVIPGDPKKLSGEGPCCHNLPVTLPSDWSCTPSPPGLPTMTREMTMGDLQQMRSHPSVAPDVHPLNP; encoded by the exons ATGTCAGGATCTGGGGTCAAAAGATCAAGAGGTGGTGAATTGGAGACCAGTCTAAACATCCAGGGTTGTACCACAGAAGGAGACCTGCTCTTTGCTCAGAAG TGTAAAGAGCTCCGAGGATTCATACCCCCTCTCACAGACCTACTGAATGGACTGAAGATGGGTCGATTTGAGAGAG GATTGAGCAGTTTCCAGCAGAGCGTGGCAATGGACAGGATCCAGCGTATAGTAGGTGTTTTGCAGAAGCCACAGATGGG AGAGCGTTATCTTGGAACCCTGCTACAGGTAGAAGGAATGTTAAAGACTTGGTTTCCTCATATAGCTGCCCAGAAGTCATCATTGCATAGTCAGCTGACCAAG CATTCTCCAGGCCACCACAGTTATCCAGCTGCTTCCTCTCCTGCACTTTCTGTGGAAAAGATGGACCAGACACAGCTAGGACAGCTAATATTGAAACCAAAGCAGCCTTGGCACCTCACTGAATGGCCAGCTATGAACCTCACTTGGATCCACACTACTCCAATTTGCAATCCCCCTCTCAGTTCCCCAGGTACCATCTCCTTTAGCCATGGTCCTTTAGGCACTGGAACCAGCATCGGTGTCATCCTTTTCCTCCAGCATGGAGTACAGCCCTTCACCCACTCAGCCCCAACCTCTCCAGTTCCATCTACTACTACAGCATCTCCTGTCATCCCTGGTGATCCTAAGAAACTATCTGGAGAGGGGCCTTGTTGCCACAATTTGCCAGTAACTCTGCCATCAGACTGGAGCTGTACCCCATCCCCTCCTGGTCTACCCACCATGACCAGAGAGATGACCATGGGAGACCTACAACAGATGAGAAGCCACCCTTCTGTTGCTCCTGATGTCCATCCTCTCAATCCCTAA
- the C1H1orf54 gene encoding uncharacterized protein C1orf54 homolog isoform X3 → MDVLFVAILAVPLILGQEYEDEEGLEEDDYYQVVYYYTVTPNYDDFGANFTVDYSMFESENRLNKWDKEVMEAVETTISRETDPADHQKPVTEKPVTMEPERERCYDSLDGDLGRGEWKIK, encoded by the exons ATGGATGTCCTCTTTGTAGCCATCCTTGCTGTGCCACTCATCCTGG GACAAGAATATGAGGATGAAGAAGGACTGGAAGAGGATGACTATTATCAGGTGGTCTATTATTACACAGTCACCCCCAACTATG ATGACTTTGGTGCAAACTTCACTGTTGATTACTCTATGTTTGAGTCAGAGAACAGGCTG AACAAGTGGGATAAGGAGGTAATGGAAGCGGTAGAGACTACCATTAGTCGTGAAACAGACCCTGCAGACCATCAGAAGCCTGTAACAGAGAAACCAGTGACAATGGAACCA gagaggGAACGCTGCTACGACTCATTGGATGGGGATTTGGGAAGAGGAGAgtggaagattaaataa
- the C1H1orf54 gene encoding uncharacterized protein C1orf54 homolog isoform X2: MDVLFVAILAVPLILGQEYEDEEGLEEDDYYQVVYYYTVTPNYDDFGANFTVDYSMFESENRLNKWDKEVMEAVETTISRETDPADHQKPVTEKPVTMEPSPDLNNAVSSLQSPGALLLSWALVQGGMYFM, encoded by the exons ATGGATGTCCTCTTTGTAGCCATCCTTGCTGTGCCACTCATCCTGG GACAAGAATATGAGGATGAAGAAGGACTGGAAGAGGATGACTATTATCAGGTGGTCTATTATTACACAGTCACCCCCAACTATG ATGACTTTGGTGCAAACTTCACTGTTGATTACTCTATGTTTGAGTCAGAGAACAGGCTG AACAAGTGGGATAAGGAGGTAATGGAAGCGGTAGAGACTACCATTAGTCGTGAAACAGACCCTGCAGACCATCAGAAGCCTGTAACAGAGAAACCAGTGACAATGGAACCA AGTCCAGATCTGAACAATGCTGTATCCAGTCTGCAGAGTCCTGGTGCACTCCTCCTGTCCTGGGCCCTCGTTCAGGGGGGGATGTATTTCATGTAG
- the C1H1orf54 gene encoding uncharacterized protein C1orf54 homolog isoform X1 has translation MDVLFVAILAVPLILGQEYEDEEGLEEDDYYQVVYYYTVTPNYDDFGANFTVDYSMFESENRLNKWDKEVMEAVETTISRETDPADHQKPVTEKPVTMEPQSPDLNNAVSSLQSPGALLLSWALVQGGMYFM, from the exons ATGGATGTCCTCTTTGTAGCCATCCTTGCTGTGCCACTCATCCTGG GACAAGAATATGAGGATGAAGAAGGACTGGAAGAGGATGACTATTATCAGGTGGTCTATTATTACACAGTCACCCCCAACTATG ATGACTTTGGTGCAAACTTCACTGTTGATTACTCTATGTTTGAGTCAGAGAACAGGCTG AACAAGTGGGATAAGGAGGTAATGGAAGCGGTAGAGACTACCATTAGTCGTGAAACAGACCCTGCAGACCATCAGAAGCCTGTAACAGAGAAACCAGTGACAATGGAACCA CAGAGTCCAGATCTGAACAATGCTGTATCCAGTCTGCAGAGTCCTGGTGCACTCCTCCTGTCCTGGGCCCTCGTTCAGGGGGGGATGTATTTCATGTAG
- the APH1A gene encoding gamma-secretase subunit APH-1A, which produces MGPRQGFVPSSASVEEVAPTCIWGFGVPAFPGVRGDIAPRPSRGRVATPRGLPGWRASSLRLSWPGPHLAPSCPAMGAAVFFGCTFVAFGPAFALFLITVAGDPLRVIILVAGAFFWLVSLLLASVVWFILVHVTDRSDARLQYGLLIFGAAVSVLLQEVFRFAYYKLLKKADEGLASLSEDGRSPISIRQMAYVSGLSFGIISGVFSVINILADALGPGVVGIHGDSPYYFLTSAFLTAAIILLHTFWGVVFFDACERRRYWALGLVVGSHLLTSGLTFLNPWYEASLLPIYAVTVSMGLWAFITAGGSFRSIQRSLSCRRQEDSQVMVYSALRIPPED; this is translated from the exons ATGGGGCCGCGGCAGGGGTTTGTCCCCTCCTCGGCTTCCGTAGAGGAAGTCGCGCCGACCTGTATCTGGGGTTTCGGTGTCCCCGCCTTCCCGGGGGTCCGGGGTGACATTGCACCGCGCCCCTCACGGGGTCGCGTCGCCACCCCACGCGGACTCCCTGGCTGGCGTGCTTCATCCCTTCGCCTCTCTTGGCCGGGCCCCCACCTCGCCCCCAGCTGCCCAGCCATGGGGGCCGCAGTGTTTTTCGGATGCACTTTCGTCGCTTTCGGCCCGGCCTTTGCGCTTTTCTTGATCACTGTGGCAGGAGACCCGCTTCGCGTCATCATCTTGGTCGCGGG GGCATTTTTCTGGCTGGTCTCCCTGCTCTTGGCCTCTGTGGTCTGGTTCATCTTGGTCCATGTGACCGACCGGTCAGATGCCCGACTCCAGTACGGCCTTCTGATTTTTGGTGCTGCAGTCTCTGTCCTTCTACAGGAGGTGTTCCGCTTTGCCTACTACAAGCTGCTTAA gaagGCAGATGAGGGGTTAGCATCGCTGAGTGAGGACGGAAGATCACCCATCTCCATCCGCCAGATGGCCTATG ttTCTGGTCTTTCCTTCGGTATCATCAGTGGTGTCTTCTCTGTTATCAATATTTTGGCCGATGCACTTGGGCCAGGTGTGGTTGGGATCCATGGAGACTCACCCTATTACTTCTTGACTTCAG CCTTTCTGACAGCAGCCATTATCCTGCTCCATACCTTTTGGGGAGTTGTGTTCTTTGATGCCTGTGAGAGGAGACGGTACTGGGCTTTGGGCCTGGTGGTTGGGAGTCACCTACTGACATCGGGACTG ACATTCCTGAACCCCTGGTACGAGGCCAGCCTGCTGCCCATCTATGCAGTCACTGTTTCCATGGGGCTCTGGGCCTTCATCACAGCTGGAGGGTCCTTCCGAAGTATCCAGCGCAGTCTCTCGT GCCGACGGCAGGAGGACAGTCAGGTGATGGTGTATTCTGCCCTGCGCATCCCACCCGAGGACTGA
- the CA14 gene encoding carbonic anhydrase 14: MLFFTLLLEVIWTLAANGGQHWTYDGPHGQDHWPASYPECGSNAQSPINIQTGSVTFDPELLPLQPHGYEEPGTEPLDLHNNGHTVQLSLPPTLYLEGLPRKYVAAQLHLHWGQKGSLGGSEHQINGEATAAELHIVHYDSDSYESLSEAAQRPQGLAVLGILIEVGETKNPAYEHILSHLHEIRHKDQKTSVPPFNLRELFPPLLAQYFRYNGSLTTPPCYQSVLWTVFSRRAQISIGQLEKLQETLFSTEEEPSKLLVQNYRAPQPLNQRTVFASFIQVGSLYTTGEMLSLGVGILVGCLCLLLAVYFIARKIRKKRLGNRKSVVFTSARATEA, encoded by the exons ATGTTGTTCTTCACGCTCCTGCTAGAGGTGATTTGGACCCTGGCTGCCAACGGGG GTCAACACTGGACATATGACG GTCCACATGGTCAAGACCACTGGCCAGCCTCTTACCCTGAGTGTGGAAGCAACGCCCAGTCCCCCATCAACATTCAGACAGGCAGTGTGACTTTTGACCCTGAGTTGCTACCTCTGCAGCCCCATGGATATGAAGAGCCTGGCACCGAGCCTTTGGACCTGCACAATAATGGCCACACAG TGCAACTCTCTCTGCCCCCAACCCTGTATCTGGAAGGACTTCCCCGAAAATACGTAGCTGCCCAGCTCCACCTGCACTGGGGTCAGAAAGGATCCCTGGGGGGGTCAGAGCACCAGATCAATGGCGAAGCCACAGCTGCAGAG ctCCACATCGTACATTATGATTCTGATTCCTACGAAAGCTTAAGTGAGGCTGCTCAGAGGCCTCAGGGCCTGGCTGTCTTGGGCATCCTCATTGAG GTGGGTGAGACTAAGAATCCAGCTTATGAACACATTCTGAGTCACTTGCATGAAATCAGGCATAAAG ATCAGAAGACCTCAGTGCCTCCCTTCAACCTGAGAGAGTTGTTCCCCCCACTGCTGGCGCAGTACTTCCGTTACAATGGCTCGCTCACCACACCGCCCTGCTACCAGAGTGTGCTCTGGACGGTCTTCAGTCGAAGGGCCCAGATTTCAATAGGACAG CTGGAAAAGCTTCAAGAGACACTGTTCTCCACGGAAGAGGAGCCCTCTAAGCTCCTGGTACAGAACTACCGAGCCCCCCAGCCTCTCAATCAGCGAACGGTCTTTGCTTCTTTCATCCAAG TGGGATCCTTGTATACCACAG GTGAAATGCTGAGTCTGGGAGTGGGAATCCTGGTTGGCTGTCTCTGCCTTCTGCTGGCTGTTTATTTCATTGCTAGAAAGATTCG GAAGAAGAGACTGGGAAACCGGAAAAGTGTGGTCTTCACCTCAGCACGAGCCACCGAGGCATAG